A window from Macaca fascicularis isolate 582-1 chromosome 20, T2T-MFA8v1.1 encodes these proteins:
- the CIAO2B gene encoding cytosolic iron-sulfur assembly component 2B isoform X1 gives MVGGGGVGGGGLLENANPLIYQRSGERPVTAGEEDEQVPDSIDAREIFDLIRSINDPEHPLTLEELNVVEQVRVQVSDPESTVAVAFTPTIPHCSMATLIGLSIKVKLLRSLPQRFKMDVHITPGTHASEHAVNKQLADKERVAAALENTHLLEVVNQCLSARP, from the exons ATGGTAGGCGGCGGCGGGGTCGGCGGCGGTGGCCTCCTGGAGAATGCCAACCCCCTCATCTACCAGCGCTCTGGGGAGCGCCCTGTGACGGCAGGCGAGGAGGACGAGCAGGTTCCCGACAGCATCGATGCACGCGAGATCTTCGAT CTGATTCGCTCCATCAATGACCCGGAGCATCCACTGACGCTAGAGGAGTTGAATGTAGTAGAGCAGGTGCGGGTTCAG GTTAGCGACCCCGAGAGTACAGTGGCTGTGGCCTTCACACCAACCATTCCGCACTGCAGCATGGCCACCCTTATTGGCCTGTCCATCAAGGTCAAGCTTCTGCGCTCTCTTCCTCAGCGTTTCAAG ATGGACGTGCACATTACTCCGGGGACCCATGCCTCAGAGCATGCAG TGAACAAGCAACTTGCAGATAAGGAGCGGGTGGCAGCTGCCTTGGAGAACACCCACCTCCTGGAGGTTGTGAATCAGTGCCTGTCAGCCCGCCCCTGA
- the LOC102119346 gene encoding cocaine esterase isoform X3 has product MDSEVQSQVNVTIPSISMSEDCLYLSIYTPAYSHKGSNLPVMVWIHGGGLVFGMASMYDGSVLAAFEDVVVVTIQYRLGVLGFFSTGDKHATGNWGYLDQVAALRWVQQNIAHFGGNPDRVTIFGESAGGTSVSSLVVSPMSQGLFHGAIMESGVALLPGLIASSADVISTVVASLSACEQVDSEALVNCLRGKSKEEILAINKPFNMIPGVVDGVFLPRHPQELLASADFQAVPSIIGINNDEFGWIIPKVTGIYDTQKEMDREAFQAVLQKMLTLTMLPPTFGDLLMEEYNGDNGEPRSLQAQLQEMMADSMFVIPALQVAHFQRSRAPVYFYEFQHQPSWVKNIRPPHVKADHADELPFVFGNFFWGNYVKFTEEEERLSRKMMKYWANFARNGNPNGEGLPHWPLFHQEEQYLQLNLQPAVGRALKAHRFQFWTTVLPQKKMQELKEPEEKHTEL; this is encoded by the exons ATGGATTCAGAGGTTCAGAGCCAAGTCAATGTGACCATCCCTTCCATCTCCATGTCCGAGGACTGCCTGTACCTCAGCATCTACACGCCGGCCTACAGCCACAAAGGCTCTAACCTACCA GTGATGGTGTGGATCCACGGTGGTGGGCTTGTTTTTGGCATGGCTTCCATGTATGATGGTTCCGTGCTGGCCGCCTTTGAGGATGTGGTGGTGGTCACCATCCAGTACCGCCTGGGTGTCCTGGGCTTCTTCAG CACTGGAGACAAGCATGCAACCGGCAACTGGGGCTACCTGGACCAAGTGGCCGCACTACGCTGGGTCCAGCAGAATATCGCCCACTTTGGAGGCAACCCTGACCGTGTCACCATTTTTGGCGAGTCTGCTGGTGGCACGAGTGTGTCTTCACTTGTTGTGTCCCCCATGTCCCAAGGACTCTTCCATGGGGCCATCATGGAGAGTGGCGTGGCCCTGCTGCCTGGCCTCATTGCCAGCTCAGCTGATGTTATCTCCACG GTGGTGGCCAGCCTGTCTGCTTGTGAGCAAGTTGACTCTGAGGCCCTGGTGAACTGCCTGCGGGGCAAGAGTAAAGAGGAGATTCTTGCAATTAACAAG CCGTTCAACATGATCCCTGGTGTAGTCGATGGGGTCTTCCTGCCCAGGCATCCCCAGGAGCTGCTGGCCTCTGCCGACTTTCAAGCTGTCCCCAGCATCATTGGTATCAACAACGATGAATTCGGCTGGATCATCCCCAAA GTCACGGGTATCTATGACACCCAGAAGGAAATGGACAGAGAGGCCTTCCAGGCTGTTCTGCAGAAAATGTTAACGCTGACG ATGTTGCCGCCTACATTTGGTGACCTGCTGATGGAAGAGTACAATGGGGACAATGGGGAACCCCGGAGCCTCCAAGCCCAGTTGCAGGAGATGATGGCAGACTCCATGTTTGTGATCCCTGCACTCCAAGTAGCACATTTTCAGC GTTCCCGGGCCCCTGTGTACTTCTATGAGTTCCAGCATCAGCCCAGCTGGGTCAAGAACATTAGGCCGCCGCACGTGAAGGCAGACCATGCTGATGAGCTTCCTTTTGTTTTCGGAAATTTCTTCTGGGGCAACTATG TTAAATTCACTGAGGAGGAGGAGCGGCTAAGCAGGAAGATGATGAAGTACTGGGCCAACTTTGCTCGAAATGG GAACCCCAACGGCGAGGGTCTGCCACACTGGCCGCTGTTCCACCAGGAGGAGCAATACCTGCAGCTGAACCTACAGCCTGCAGTGGGCCGGGCTCTGAAGGCCCACAGGTTCCAGTTCTGGACGACGGTGCTGCCCCAGAAGAAGATGCAGGAGCTCAAGGAGCCTGAGGAGAAACACACAGAGCTGTAG
- the CIAO2B gene encoding cytosolic iron-sulfur assembly component 2B isoform X2, whose protein sequence is MVGGGGVGGGGLLENANPLIYQRSGERPVTAGEEDEQVPDSIDAREIFDLIRSINDPEHPLTLEELNVVEQVRVQVSDPESTVAVAFTPTIPHCSMATLIGLSIKVKLLRSLPQRFK, encoded by the exons ATGGTAGGCGGCGGCGGGGTCGGCGGCGGTGGCCTCCTGGAGAATGCCAACCCCCTCATCTACCAGCGCTCTGGGGAGCGCCCTGTGACGGCAGGCGAGGAGGACGAGCAGGTTCCCGACAGCATCGATGCACGCGAGATCTTCGAT CTGATTCGCTCCATCAATGACCCGGAGCATCCACTGACGCTAGAGGAGTTGAATGTAGTAGAGCAGGTGCGGGTTCAG GTTAGCGACCCCGAGAGTACAGTGGCTGTGGCCTTCACACCAACCATTCCGCACTGCAGCATGGCCACCCTTATTGGCCTGTCCATCAAGGTCAAGCTTCTGCGCTCTCTTCCTCAGCGTTTCAAG TGA
- the LOC102119346 gene encoding cocaine esterase isoform X2, with product MTMAVVSAGGQDSASPIRTTHTGQVLGSLVHVKSADAGVHTFLGIPFAKPPLGPLRFAPPEPPESWSGVRDGTTHPDACLQDLTIMDSEVQSQVNVTIPSISMSEDCLYLSIYTPAYSHKGSNLPVMVWIHGGGLVFGMASMYDGSVLAAFEDVVVVTIQYRLGVLGFFSTGDKHATGNWGYLDQVAALRWVQQNIAHFGGNPDRVTIFGESAGGTSVSSLVVSPMSQGLFHGAIMESGVALLPGLIASSADVISTVVASLSACEQVDSEALVNCLRGKSKEEILAINKPFNMIPGVVDGVFLPRHPQELLASADFQAVPSIIGINNDEFGWIIPKVTGIYDTQKEMDREAFQAVLQKMLTLTMLPPTFGDLLMEEYNGDNGEPRSLQAQLQEMMADSMFVIPALQVAHFQRSRAPVYFYEFQHQPSWVKNIRPPHVKADHADELPFVFGNFFWGNYVKFTEEEERLSRKMMKYWANFARNGNPNGEGLPHWPLFHQEEQYLQLNLQPAVGRALKAHRFQFWTTVLPQKKMQELKEPEEKHTEL from the exons ATGACCATGGCCGTGGTCTCCGCgggag GCCAGGACTCTGCCAGTCCCATCCGGACCACACACACGGGCCAGGTGCTGGGGAGTCTTGTCCATGTGAAGAGCGCTGATGCGGGGGTCCATACCTTCCTGGGAATTCCCTTTGCCAAGCCACCTCTAGGTCCGCTGCGATTTGCACCCCCTGAACCCCCTGAATCTTGGAGTGGTGTGAGGGATGGAACCACCCATCCGGATGC GTGTCTTCAGGACCTCACCATAATGGATTCAGAGGTTCAGAGCCAAGTCAATGTGACCATCCCTTCCATCTCCATGTCCGAGGACTGCCTGTACCTCAGCATCTACACGCCGGCCTACAGCCACAAAGGCTCTAACCTACCA GTGATGGTGTGGATCCACGGTGGTGGGCTTGTTTTTGGCATGGCTTCCATGTATGATGGTTCCGTGCTGGCCGCCTTTGAGGATGTGGTGGTGGTCACCATCCAGTACCGCCTGGGTGTCCTGGGCTTCTTCAG CACTGGAGACAAGCATGCAACCGGCAACTGGGGCTACCTGGACCAAGTGGCCGCACTACGCTGGGTCCAGCAGAATATCGCCCACTTTGGAGGCAACCCTGACCGTGTCACCATTTTTGGCGAGTCTGCTGGTGGCACGAGTGTGTCTTCACTTGTTGTGTCCCCCATGTCCCAAGGACTCTTCCATGGGGCCATCATGGAGAGTGGCGTGGCCCTGCTGCCTGGCCTCATTGCCAGCTCAGCTGATGTTATCTCCACG GTGGTGGCCAGCCTGTCTGCTTGTGAGCAAGTTGACTCTGAGGCCCTGGTGAACTGCCTGCGGGGCAAGAGTAAAGAGGAGATTCTTGCAATTAACAAG CCGTTCAACATGATCCCTGGTGTAGTCGATGGGGTCTTCCTGCCCAGGCATCCCCAGGAGCTGCTGGCCTCTGCCGACTTTCAAGCTGTCCCCAGCATCATTGGTATCAACAACGATGAATTCGGCTGGATCATCCCCAAA GTCACGGGTATCTATGACACCCAGAAGGAAATGGACAGAGAGGCCTTCCAGGCTGTTCTGCAGAAAATGTTAACGCTGACG ATGTTGCCGCCTACATTTGGTGACCTGCTGATGGAAGAGTACAATGGGGACAATGGGGAACCCCGGAGCCTCCAAGCCCAGTTGCAGGAGATGATGGCAGACTCCATGTTTGTGATCCCTGCACTCCAAGTAGCACATTTTCAGC GTTCCCGGGCCCCTGTGTACTTCTATGAGTTCCAGCATCAGCCCAGCTGGGTCAAGAACATTAGGCCGCCGCACGTGAAGGCAGACCATGCTGATGAGCTTCCTTTTGTTTTCGGAAATTTCTTCTGGGGCAACTATG TTAAATTCACTGAGGAGGAGGAGCGGCTAAGCAGGAAGATGATGAAGTACTGGGCCAACTTTGCTCGAAATGG GAACCCCAACGGCGAGGGTCTGCCACACTGGCCGCTGTTCCACCAGGAGGAGCAATACCTGCAGCTGAACCTACAGCCTGCAGTGGGCCGGGCTCTGAAGGCCCACAGGTTCCAGTTCTGGACGACGGTGCTGCCCCAGAAGAAGATGCAGGAGCTCAAGGAGCCTGAGGAGAAACACACAGAGCTGTAG
- the LOC102119346 gene encoding cocaine esterase isoform X1 produces MKGAFRPPCFCSSGSFTPIKFLPISPSVGILNSCQTHLFLAQASAPRALFAQSKLRGWARPNPGQSLGEQRRVHRQRTETSEPTMRLHRLRARLSAVACGLLLLLVQGQGQDSASPIRTTHTGQVLGSLVHVKSADAGVHTFLGIPFAKPPLGPLRFAPPEPPESWSGVRDGTTHPDACLQDLTIMDSEVQSQVNVTIPSISMSEDCLYLSIYTPAYSHKGSNLPVMVWIHGGGLVFGMASMYDGSVLAAFEDVVVVTIQYRLGVLGFFSTGDKHATGNWGYLDQVAALRWVQQNIAHFGGNPDRVTIFGESAGGTSVSSLVVSPMSQGLFHGAIMESGVALLPGLIASSADVISTVVASLSACEQVDSEALVNCLRGKSKEEILAINKPFNMIPGVVDGVFLPRHPQELLASADFQAVPSIIGINNDEFGWIIPKVTGIYDTQKEMDREAFQAVLQKMLTLTMLPPTFGDLLMEEYNGDNGEPRSLQAQLQEMMADSMFVIPALQVAHFQRSRAPVYFYEFQHQPSWVKNIRPPHVKADHADELPFVFGNFFWGNYVKFTEEEERLSRKMMKYWANFARNGNPNGEGLPHWPLFHQEEQYLQLNLQPAVGRALKAHRFQFWTTVLPQKKMQELKEPEEKHTEL; encoded by the exons ATGAAGGGCGCCTTCAGGCCTCCCTGCTTTTGCTCAAGCGGTTCCTTCACCCCGATCAAGTTCCTTCCCATTTCTCCATCTGTGGGGATCCTGAACTCCTGCCAGACCCACCTTTTCCTGGCCCAAGCCAGCGCACCCCGCGCACTCTTTGCCCAGTCCAAACTCCGAGGCTGGGCGAGGCCAAATCCGGGGCAGTCTCTGGGTGAACAGCGGCGTGTCCACCGGCAGCGAACCGAGACCAGCGAGCCGACCATGCGACTGCACCGACTTCGCGCGCGGCTGAGTGCGGTGGCCTGTGGGCTCCTGTTGCTTCTCGTCCAGGGCCAGG GCCAGGACTCTGCCAGTCCCATCCGGACCACACACACGGGCCAGGTGCTGGGGAGTCTTGTCCATGTGAAGAGCGCTGATGCGGGGGTCCATACCTTCCTGGGAATTCCCTTTGCCAAGCCACCTCTAGGTCCGCTGCGATTTGCACCCCCTGAACCCCCTGAATCTTGGAGTGGTGTGAGGGATGGAACCACCCATCCGGATGC GTGTCTTCAGGACCTCACCATAATGGATTCAGAGGTTCAGAGCCAAGTCAATGTGACCATCCCTTCCATCTCCATGTCCGAGGACTGCCTGTACCTCAGCATCTACACGCCGGCCTACAGCCACAAAGGCTCTAACCTACCA GTGATGGTGTGGATCCACGGTGGTGGGCTTGTTTTTGGCATGGCTTCCATGTATGATGGTTCCGTGCTGGCCGCCTTTGAGGATGTGGTGGTGGTCACCATCCAGTACCGCCTGGGTGTCCTGGGCTTCTTCAG CACTGGAGACAAGCATGCAACCGGCAACTGGGGCTACCTGGACCAAGTGGCCGCACTACGCTGGGTCCAGCAGAATATCGCCCACTTTGGAGGCAACCCTGACCGTGTCACCATTTTTGGCGAGTCTGCTGGTGGCACGAGTGTGTCTTCACTTGTTGTGTCCCCCATGTCCCAAGGACTCTTCCATGGGGCCATCATGGAGAGTGGCGTGGCCCTGCTGCCTGGCCTCATTGCCAGCTCAGCTGATGTTATCTCCACG GTGGTGGCCAGCCTGTCTGCTTGTGAGCAAGTTGACTCTGAGGCCCTGGTGAACTGCCTGCGGGGCAAGAGTAAAGAGGAGATTCTTGCAATTAACAAG CCGTTCAACATGATCCCTGGTGTAGTCGATGGGGTCTTCCTGCCCAGGCATCCCCAGGAGCTGCTGGCCTCTGCCGACTTTCAAGCTGTCCCCAGCATCATTGGTATCAACAACGATGAATTCGGCTGGATCATCCCCAAA GTCACGGGTATCTATGACACCCAGAAGGAAATGGACAGAGAGGCCTTCCAGGCTGTTCTGCAGAAAATGTTAACGCTGACG ATGTTGCCGCCTACATTTGGTGACCTGCTGATGGAAGAGTACAATGGGGACAATGGGGAACCCCGGAGCCTCCAAGCCCAGTTGCAGGAGATGATGGCAGACTCCATGTTTGTGATCCCTGCACTCCAAGTAGCACATTTTCAGC GTTCCCGGGCCCCTGTGTACTTCTATGAGTTCCAGCATCAGCCCAGCTGGGTCAAGAACATTAGGCCGCCGCACGTGAAGGCAGACCATGCTGATGAGCTTCCTTTTGTTTTCGGAAATTTCTTCTGGGGCAACTATG TTAAATTCACTGAGGAGGAGGAGCGGCTAAGCAGGAAGATGATGAAGTACTGGGCCAACTTTGCTCGAAATGG GAACCCCAACGGCGAGGGTCTGCCACACTGGCCGCTGTTCCACCAGGAGGAGCAATACCTGCAGCTGAACCTACAGCCTGCAGTGGGCCGGGCTCTGAAGGCCCACAGGTTCCAGTTCTGGACGACGGTGCTGCCCCAGAAGAAGATGCAGGAGCTCAAGGAGCCTGAGGAGAAACACACAGAGCTGTAG